One Methylobacterium sp. 77 DNA window includes the following coding sequences:
- a CDS encoding ABC transporter permease, with translation MLSFILHRLLTVTPVALGVSIVCFLLVHLAPGDPLSAVLPVDATQETIDAMRTAYGYDKPLPVQYALWLWKVLHGDLGTSIASGRPVLNEVGRAVVNSLILASVATLIGFTFGCLFGFVAGYFRDSALDRAASAISVFGVSVPHYWLGMVMVIVFSAQLGWLPSTGAGPDGSGNWRPDLEHLRYIILPAITMSVIPMGVIARTVRALVGDILSQDFVGALRAKGLSEFGVFKHVVKNAAPTALAIMGLQLGYLLGGSILIETVFAWPGTGFLLNAAIFQRDLPLLQGAILVLAMFFVALNLIVDVVQTALDPRIERG, from the coding sequence ATGCTGAGCTTCATCCTCCACCGCCTGCTCACCGTCACCCCGGTGGCGCTGGGCGTCAGCATCGTCTGCTTCCTGCTGGTGCATCTGGCGCCCGGCGATCCCCTGAGCGCCGTCCTGCCGGTGGACGCCACGCAAGAGACGATCGACGCCATGCGGACCGCCTACGGCTACGACAAGCCGCTGCCGGTCCAGTACGCGCTCTGGCTCTGGAAGGTCCTCCACGGCGATCTCGGCACATCGATCGCCAGCGGCCGCCCGGTCCTGAACGAGGTCGGGCGCGCGGTGGTCAACAGCCTGATCCTCGCCTCCGTCGCGACCCTGATCGGCTTCACCTTCGGCTGCCTGTTCGGCTTCGTCGCCGGCTACTTTCGCGATTCCGCCCTCGACCGGGCCGCCTCCGCCATCTCGGTCTTCGGGGTGAGCGTGCCGCATTACTGGCTCGGCATGGTCATGGTGATCGTGTTCTCGGCCCAGCTCGGCTGGCTGCCCTCTACCGGAGCCGGCCCCGACGGATCGGGTAACTGGAGGCCGGATCTTGAGCATCTGCGCTACATCATCCTGCCGGCCATCACGATGTCGGTGATCCCGATGGGCGTCATCGCCCGTACCGTCCGGGCGCTCGTCGGCGACATTCTCTCCCAGGATTTCGTCGGGGCGCTGCGTGCGAAGGGGCTCTCGGAATTCGGCGTGTTCAAGCACGTGGTGAAGAACGCGGCCCCCACCGCGCTGGCGATCATGGGGCTTCAGCTCGGATACCTGCTCGGCGGCTCGATCCTGATCGAGACCGTGTTCGCCTGGCCCGGCACCGGCTTCCTCCTCAACGCCGCGATCTTCCAGCGCGACCTGCCGCTGCTGCAGGGCGCCATCCTCGTCCTGGCGATGTTTTTCGTCGCGCTCAACCTCATCGTCGACGTCGTGCAGACGGCACTCGACCCGCGCATCGAGAGGGGCTGA
- a CDS encoding ABC transporter permease, with translation MALGTSPAASAIDIAGGAPPLTAAPDAFVASRGFWGNVLAKLLRDPVAMTAAFVILAIVAIALLSPWITPMDPYRGSMVRRLKPIGDATYILGSDELGRDMLSRLMLGGRLSLFIGVTPVILAFILGSGIGILAGYVGGWLNTVLMRTIDVFFAFPSVLLAIALSGALGAGVFNSIVSLTCVFTPQIARVAESVTTQIRSRDYVDAARLSGASTLTILRAQVLGNVLGPIFVYSTSLISVSMILASGLSFLGLGVKPPEPEWGLMLNTLRTAIYVNPMVAALPGLAIFIVSISFNLFSDGLRSAMEVK, from the coding sequence ATGGCACTCGGAACCAGTCCGGCCGCATCGGCCATCGACATTGCCGGCGGCGCGCCCCCGCTCACCGCCGCACCGGACGCCTTCGTCGCTTCACGCGGGTTCTGGGGCAACGTGCTGGCCAAGCTCCTGCGCGACCCCGTGGCGATGACGGCCGCCTTCGTCATCCTCGCCATCGTCGCCATCGCGCTGCTGTCGCCGTGGATCACTCCCATGGACCCGTATCGCGGCTCGATGGTGCGGCGGCTCAAACCCATAGGCGACGCCACCTACATCCTCGGCTCGGACGAGCTCGGACGCGACATGCTGAGCCGCCTGATGCTGGGCGGGCGCCTTTCCCTGTTCATCGGCGTCACGCCGGTGATCCTGGCCTTCATCCTCGGGTCCGGCATCGGCATCCTCGCCGGCTATGTCGGCGGCTGGCTCAACACCGTTCTGATGCGCACCATCGACGTGTTCTTCGCCTTCCCTTCGGTGCTGCTCGCCATCGCGCTCTCGGGCGCATTGGGCGCGGGCGTGTTCAACTCCATCGTCTCGCTGACCTGCGTGTTCACGCCCCAGATCGCCCGCGTCGCGGAGAGTGTGACCACCCAGATCCGCTCACGCGATTATGTCGACGCGGCCCGCCTCTCGGGCGCCTCGACCTTGACGATCCTGCGGGCGCAGGTGCTCGGCAACGTGCTGGGTCCGATCTTCGTCTACTCCACCAGTCTCATCAGCGTGTCGATGATCCTCGCCTCGGGCCTGTCCTTCCTCGGCCTCGGCGTGAAGCCGCCGGAGCCCGAATGGGGCCTGATGCTCAACACCCTGCGCACGGCGATCTACGTCAATCCCATGGTCGCTGCGCTGCCGGGCCTCGCCATCTTCATCGTCTCGATCTCGTTCAACCTGTTCTCGGACGGCCTGCGCTCGGCGATGGAAGTGAAGTAG
- a CDS encoding ABC transporter ATP-binding protein, with amino-acid sequence MSTQSATNPVPSARDRGGPGQPLLIVEGLVKHFPVKKGVGGRKAVVRAVDGVDFDIKKGETLGVVGESGCGKSSTARLIMGLTQHDKGELLFDGERIGSRALPLREFRAQAQMVFQDSYSSLNPRMTIEGSIAFGPQVHGVPKRQAIERARSLLARVGLEPARFAARYPHELSGGQRQRVNIARALALEPRLVVLDEAVSALDKSVEAQVLNLLMDLKQEFDLTYLFISHDLNVVRFICDRVAVMYLGQVVEIGPADTVLAAPAHPYTKALLASMPSMDPDNRTTVAPLAGDPPNPIDPPPGCRFHPRCSIVEDVCRSHVPPLGPVDPVHRVACLARQPGSGHSAAPTGGAVAA; translated from the coding sequence ATGAGCACGCAGTCCGCAACGAATCCGGTCCCCTCCGCCCGCGACCGGGGCGGCCCCGGCCAGCCGCTCCTCATCGTCGAGGGGCTGGTGAAGCATTTTCCGGTCAAAAAGGGGGTCGGCGGCAGGAAGGCCGTCGTGCGCGCCGTGGACGGCGTCGATTTCGACATCAAGAAGGGCGAGACGCTGGGCGTCGTCGGTGAATCCGGCTGCGGCAAGTCCAGCACCGCCCGGCTCATCATGGGCCTGACCCAGCACGACAAGGGCGAATTGCTGTTCGACGGCGAGCGCATCGGCAGCCGGGCGCTGCCCTTGCGGGAGTTCCGCGCCCAGGCCCAGATGGTCTTTCAGGACAGCTATTCGTCGCTCAATCCGCGCATGACCATCGAGGGCTCCATCGCCTTCGGGCCCCAGGTCCACGGGGTGCCGAAGCGTCAGGCCATCGAGCGGGCGCGCAGCCTGCTCGCCCGCGTCGGCCTGGAACCGGCACGCTTCGCCGCCCGCTACCCGCACGAACTCTCCGGTGGTCAGCGCCAGCGCGTGAACATCGCTCGCGCCCTGGCGCTCGAGCCGCGCCTCGTGGTCCTCGACGAAGCGGTCTCGGCCCTCGACAAGTCCGTGGAGGCGCAGGTGCTGAACCTGCTGATGGACCTCAAGCAGGAATTCGACCTCACCTACCTGTTCATCAGTCACGACCTCAACGTGGTGCGCTTCATCTGCGACCGGGTGGCGGTGATGTATCTCGGGCAGGTGGTGGAGATCGGCCCAGCCGATACCGTGCTGGCCGCCCCCGCCCATCCCTATACCAAGGCACTCCTGGCCTCGATGCCCTCGATGGACCCGGACAACCGCACCACCGTGGCGCCCCTGGCCGGAGACCCGCCCAATCCCATCGACCCGCCGCCGGGCTGCCGCTTCCACCCACGCTGCAGCATCGTCGAGGATGTCTGCCGGAGCCATGTCCCGCCCCTCGGCCCGGTCGATCCCGTCCATCGCGTGGCCTGCCTCGCCCGCCAGCCGGGATCGGGCCATTCCGCGGCACCGACCGGAGGGGCAGTGGCGGCATGA
- a CDS encoding ABC transporter ATP-binding protein, whose product MSDAMTTAKGEPAVAIERLSVTFGGKVRAVDRVDLTLARGQAIALIGESGSGKSVTLRAIMRLNPERKTAIEGRIVVAGRDVMAMGKRELTALRGREVAMIFQEPLLALDPVYTVGRQIIEAIRQHEKVGAAEARARALEQFERVRIPSPERRLDAYPHEMSGGMRQRAMIALALACNPKVLLADEPTTALDATVQIQILLLLRDLQAELGLSTIFVTHDLGAAVEVADRIAVMYAGRIVEEGSARQVVLNPHHPYTIGLLRSRADGALAKGSRLQTIPGSPPDLANRPPGCPFAPRCFLAEDRCRVGDPPVVEAGPGHRAACWKTDDAAGSFQSQRAELTAASV is encoded by the coding sequence ATGAGCGACGCAATGACGACCGCCAAGGGCGAACCCGCCGTCGCGATCGAGCGGCTCTCCGTCACCTTCGGCGGCAAGGTCCGCGCGGTCGATCGCGTCGATCTCACTCTCGCTCGTGGGCAGGCCATCGCCCTCATCGGCGAGTCCGGCTCGGGAAAGAGCGTGACCCTGCGCGCGATCATGCGGCTCAATCCCGAGCGCAAGACGGCGATCGAGGGCCGCATCGTCGTCGCCGGCCGCGACGTGATGGCGATGGGCAAGCGCGAGTTGACCGCGTTGCGCGGGCGTGAAGTGGCGATGATCTTCCAGGAGCCGCTTCTGGCCCTCGATCCCGTCTACACGGTGGGCCGTCAGATCATCGAGGCGATCCGCCAGCACGAGAAGGTCGGTGCCGCCGAGGCGCGCGCCCGCGCGCTCGAACAGTTCGAGCGGGTGCGCATCCCGAGCCCGGAGCGGCGCCTCGACGCCTATCCGCACGAGATGTCGGGGGGCATGCGCCAGCGCGCGATGATCGCCCTCGCCCTTGCCTGCAACCCGAAGGTCCTCCTCGCCGACGAACCGACCACGGCCCTCGACGCCACGGTGCAGATCCAGATCCTGCTGCTCCTGCGTGACCTGCAGGCGGAGCTCGGGCTCTCCACCATCTTCGTCACCCACGATCTGGGCGCGGCCGTCGAAGTCGCCGACCGGATCGCCGTCATGTATGCCGGCCGCATCGTCGAGGAAGGCTCGGCCCGGCAGGTGGTGCTGAACCCGCATCATCCCTACACGATCGGCCTCCTGCGCAGCCGCGCCGACGGAGCCCTGGCCAAGGGCTCCCGACTGCAGACCATCCCCGGCAGCCCGCCCGATCTCGCCAACCGCCCGCCGGGTTGTCCCTTCGCACCGCGCTGCTTCCTCGCCGAGGATCGCTGCCGCGTCGGCGACCCACCTGTGGTCGAGGCCGGACCGGGGCATCGCGCCGCCTGCTGGAAGACCGACGATGCGGCGGGTAGCTTCCAGTCGCAGCGGGCAGAATTGACGGCGGCGTCGGTGTGA
- a CDS encoding Zn-dependent hydrolase → MSTTHNLRVDGARLWSTIMETARFGATPAGGINRLTLSEEDKRVRDWFRDACEAAGLDVGVDALGTQFALRRGRDMTRLPIACGSHLDTQPTGGKFDGILGTLAGLEVMRALNDAGIETDAPLLLVNWTNEEGSRYAPAMMASAAYAGEFTVEDIHSRLDAAGISVAQALETIGYLGTEPVGERQIGAFVELHIEQGPILEAEETTIGVVEGGQGIAWFDGVVTGFESHAGTTPMPRRRDALNGLAEIALAVERIAHAHGPTAVATIGEAVIGAPSRNVIPGRIRFTLDLRDPKSETLDAVESELRAELEAIAVRRGLEIVLTRIWRKEPVPFDTGVVGAVEAATRGLGLSHRRMVSGAGHDACNIAGLAPTAMIFVPCRDGISHNEAESATQVDCTAGADVLLQTLLALADAPAQTG, encoded by the coding sequence ATGAGCACGACCCACAATCTCCGCGTCGACGGCGCACGCCTGTGGTCCACGATCATGGAGACCGCCCGGTTCGGCGCCACCCCGGCCGGCGGGATCAATCGGCTGACCCTGTCGGAGGAGGACAAGCGGGTCCGCGACTGGTTTCGGGACGCCTGCGAAGCCGCGGGGCTGGACGTCGGCGTCGATGCGCTCGGCACACAATTCGCCCTCCGGCGCGGCCGCGACATGACGAGATTGCCCATCGCCTGCGGCTCGCACCTCGATACGCAGCCGACGGGGGGCAAGTTCGATGGCATCCTCGGTACACTGGCGGGGCTGGAGGTGATGCGCGCGCTCAACGATGCCGGCATCGAGACCGACGCGCCGCTCCTTCTGGTCAACTGGACCAACGAGGAGGGCTCGCGCTACGCCCCCGCCATGATGGCGTCGGCCGCCTATGCCGGGGAATTCACCGTGGAGGACATCCATTCGCGGCTCGACGCCGCCGGCATCAGCGTGGCGCAGGCACTGGAGACCATCGGCTATCTCGGGACCGAGCCCGTCGGTGAGCGCCAGATCGGAGCCTTCGTCGAACTACATATCGAGCAGGGCCCGATCCTGGAAGCCGAGGAGACCACCATCGGCGTCGTCGAGGGCGGGCAGGGGATCGCTTGGTTCGATGGTGTGGTGACAGGATTCGAAAGCCATGCCGGCACCACCCCGATGCCGCGCCGGCGTGACGCCCTCAACGGCCTTGCCGAGATCGCGCTGGCCGTCGAGCGCATCGCCCATGCACACGGCCCCACCGCTGTGGCGACGATCGGCGAAGCGGTGATCGGCGCGCCTTCGCGCAACGTCATACCCGGTCGCATCCGCTTCACCCTCGACCTGCGCGACCCGAAGAGCGAGACCCTCGACGCGGTCGAGAGCGAATTACGGGCAGAGCTGGAAGCCATCGCCGTCCGGCGCGGGCTCGAGATCGTGCTCACCCGAATCTGGCGCAAGGAACCGGTGCCGTTCGACACCGGGGTGGTGGGGGCGGTCGAGGCGGCGACCAGGGGACTGGGTCTCAGCCATCGCCGTATGGTGTCGGGCGCCGGCCACGATGCCTGCAACATCGCTGGACTCGCCCCGACGGCCATGATCTTCGTGCCCTGCCGCGATGGGATCAGCCATAACGAGGCCGAATCGGCGACCCAAGTCGATTGCACCGCCGGCGCCGACGTCCTGCTCCAGACCCTCCTTGCCCTTGCCGACGCGCCGGCGCAGACCGGCTGA
- a CDS encoding PAS domain-containing protein — MCLIGADSRDAASGLGRSKTGHDAGIRRHGSENRWRRMRKCFFSDAHRVVLRSKNTHRHIASEHPGTKTFTLDGASAREGATMSTRSLMDPSGRSDGASRRLPSRRLLKLLESTTEVGFWSADLDGLGINGSIGLHRVLGLSPSIALSFGVVEAMMHPDDRAAHTDMLTLLREGRPLKREFRIIRPDQTLRWIASHAEVVLGPGNRPSQAIGVVEDVTDRHEAKHSAEQGHDRAKALISATAAVVWIVSSDGKAIDMPLWEDLTGQSREQFQGLGWINVLHSDDRERTNFAWRTALSHDTAYNTDYRVLCIDGIYRWFNARGVPIMNRDGSVKEWVGVCLSVPGQSRFQAASSTTDVRGPATDIGRGGEELTSAQVRAARGLTGLSKDELARRANVSVSTIVRIEDSDATIRPRRDTVKAIRQVLEQAGVIFTFDPGHKPGVREA; from the coding sequence ATGTGCCTCATCGGCGCCGATTCTCGAGACGCGGCAAGCGGGCTCGGCCGGTCGAAAACGGGTCACGACGCTGGCATTCGACGTCACGGCAGCGAAAATCGCTGGAGACGGATGCGGAAGTGTTTCTTTTCCGATGCGCACCGGGTTGTGTTGCGATCGAAAAACACGCACCGACATATTGCTTCGGAACATCCTGGCACAAAAACGTTCACGTTAGACGGCGCATCAGCCAGGGAAGGAGCAACCATGTCGACACGGTCGCTGATGGATCCATCCGGACGGTCGGATGGTGCATCACGTCGGTTGCCGTCCCGCCGTTTGCTGAAGCTCCTGGAAAGTACCACGGAGGTCGGCTTCTGGTCCGCGGACCTCGATGGGCTCGGCATCAACGGATCGATCGGGCTCCACAGGGTTCTCGGCCTGTCCCCATCGATCGCGCTGAGCTTCGGTGTCGTCGAGGCGATGATGCATCCCGACGATCGCGCAGCGCATACGGACATGCTGACGTTGCTGCGCGAGGGCCGGCCTCTGAAGCGGGAGTTCCGCATCATCCGGCCGGATCAGACACTGCGCTGGATCGCCAGTCACGCCGAGGTGGTGCTCGGCCCCGGCAACCGTCCGAGCCAGGCGATCGGCGTCGTCGAGGACGTGACCGACCGCCACGAGGCCAAGCATTCCGCGGAACAGGGGCATGATCGCGCCAAGGCCCTGATCTCGGCCACGGCCGCAGTGGTCTGGATCGTCAGTTCCGACGGGAAGGCGATCGACATGCCGCTCTGGGAAGACCTCACCGGGCAGAGCCGCGAGCAGTTCCAGGGACTCGGCTGGATCAATGTCCTGCATTCCGACGACCGGGAGCGAACGAACTTCGCCTGGCGCACGGCGCTCAGCCACGACACAGCCTATAACACCGATTACCGCGTCCTCTGCATCGACGGGATCTATCGCTGGTTCAACGCCCGCGGCGTGCCGATCATGAACCGGGATGGCTCGGTGAAGGAGTGGGTCGGCGTGTGCTTGAGCGTGCCGGGGCAGAGCCGCTTCCAGGCCGCCTCATCGACCACCGACGTCCGCGGCCCTGCGACCGATATCGGTCGCGGCGGCGAGGAGCTGACTTCTGCCCAGGTCAGGGCCGCACGCGGGTTGACCGGCCTGTCGAAGGACGAACTGGCACGACGCGCCAACGTTTCGGTGTCGACGATCGTGCGGATCGAGGATTCTGACGCGACTATCCGCCCGCGACGCGACACCGTGAAAGCAATACGCCAGGTTCTGGAACAGGCGGGTGTGATCTTCACCTTCGATCCGGGGCACAAGCCCGGAGTGCGGGAGGCATAG
- a CDS encoding glycosyltransferase family 61 protein encodes MAMFIRAAGETQDADALGWAEGQCLDAGWPHADRHAVSRKFLLLGESAAAWKIFTADPSVFKDPKFARQAKSFLAHTKDAALRSEITAALSEAGYVSPGSATESRAATAITFPFPDSERRAQGTVEIRSSERTPSHHAAAVIGDIEGFGKRAARAKPPEIIEYRDVFVDRDGQIWREDGSVVVSKGLPVSRLSREGAPTITAGFFAIKGTRGIYHWLVDRLPLFSWMLEDAAPEAAILLSDQAPPFEKETLRLSGLPQQVVDVGDALFVRRLLVARSGMQGLTYWERVAPIIERVKQSARAIAIQENATAPDALYICRRDSDRRALRNEAEIEAQVVARGYASVMLGRMPLWQQIFIVSSATRIVAPHGAGLAHIVFAEPGTRITEIIPIQDGTYRLRLNFARLSLVMGHRYRAWMEPHIGALNSWDVDGPAFLRFLDEDRSGGGSPGKAGNADDRSRPPR; translated from the coding sequence ATGGCCATGTTCATCCGTGCGGCTGGCGAGACGCAGGATGCGGACGCGCTTGGCTGGGCCGAAGGCCAGTGCCTGGACGCCGGATGGCCCCATGCGGACCGTCACGCGGTGAGCCGCAAGTTCCTGCTGCTCGGTGAGAGTGCCGCTGCCTGGAAGATTTTCACGGCCGATCCATCGGTGTTTAAGGACCCGAAATTTGCACGTCAGGCGAAATCGTTCCTGGCACATACCAAGGATGCCGCCCTTCGATCGGAGATCACGGCGGCGCTGTCCGAGGCCGGCTACGTGTCGCCCGGGTCCGCCACCGAATCCAGGGCGGCGACGGCGATCACGTTTCCGTTTCCCGATTCCGAGCGGCGTGCTCAAGGTACCGTGGAAATCCGGTCGAGCGAGCGGACCCCGTCCCATCACGCCGCCGCCGTCATCGGCGACATCGAGGGTTTCGGAAAGAGGGCCGCACGGGCAAAGCCGCCCGAGATCATCGAGTACCGTGACGTGTTCGTGGATCGGGACGGCCAGATCTGGCGCGAGGACGGCAGCGTCGTCGTCTCGAAGGGCTTGCCTGTCTCGCGCCTGTCGCGAGAAGGGGCGCCCACCATCACCGCCGGCTTCTTCGCCATCAAGGGTACGCGCGGGATCTATCACTGGCTGGTGGATCGCCTGCCGCTCTTCTCCTGGATGCTCGAGGACGCGGCGCCCGAAGCGGCGATCCTCCTCAGCGACCAGGCGCCACCCTTCGAAAAGGAGACGCTGCGCTTGTCCGGCCTGCCCCAGCAGGTGGTGGATGTCGGCGACGCTCTCTTCGTTCGCCGCCTGCTGGTTGCCCGCAGCGGCATGCAGGGCCTCACCTATTGGGAGCGCGTGGCGCCCATCATCGAGCGGGTGAAGCAATCCGCCCGCGCCATCGCCATCCAGGAGAACGCGACGGCTCCCGACGCGCTCTACATCTGCCGCCGTGATTCCGACAGACGCGCCTTGCGGAACGAGGCTGAGATCGAGGCGCAGGTCGTGGCGAGAGGGTATGCGAGCGTGATGCTCGGGAGGATGCCGCTATGGCAGCAGATCTTCATCGTGTCGTCGGCGACGCGGATCGTCGCTCCTCATGGGGCCGGCCTGGCGCACATCGTGTTCGCGGAGCCCGGCACGCGGATCACCGAGATCATTCCGATCCAGGATGGCACCTATCGTCTGCGCCTCAACTTTGCCCGCCTCAGCCTTGTGATGGGCCATCGCTACCGGGCCTGGATGGAGCCCCATATCGGCGCCCTGAACAGCTGGGACGTCGATGGTCCGGCATTTCTCCGCTTTCTCGACGAGGATCGGTCCGGTGGCGGCTCTCCCGGTAAGGCGGGAAACGCCGACGATCGGTCGCGACCGCCACGATAG
- a CDS encoding EF-hand domain-containing protein — MIARSKLPLLLAIAALAAPIAITSPASAKGNKVISMIDTDNDGTIDLKEVLAVAGAKFDALEGDKDGTLDAKELKGRGGKKAIAEADPDKDGTLDKKEYLALVESRFKAADPDNDGTLDAAELKTPAGKALVKLIK; from the coding sequence ATGATCGCTCGCTCCAAACTCCCCCTTCTCCTTGCCATCGCCGCTCTGGCCGCTCCCATCGCCATCACCTCGCCTGCCTCCGCCAAGGGCAACAAGGTCATCTCGATGATCGACACCGACAATGACGGCACGATCGACCTCAAGGAAGTCCTGGCCGTCGCCGGCGCCAAGTTCGACGCCCTCGAAGGCGACAAGGACGGCACCCTCGACGCCAAGGAGCTGAAGGGCCGCGGTGGCAAGAAGGCGATCGCGGAAGCCGATCCGGACAAGGACGGCACCCTCGACAAGAAAGAGTACCTCGCCCTCGTCGAGTCCCGCTTCAAGGCGGCGGATCCCGACAACGACGGCACCCTCGATGCCGCCGAGTTGAAGACCCCCGCCGGCAAGGCCCTGGTCAAGCTGATCAAGTAA
- a CDS encoding inorganic phosphate transporter: MSDSLSTQALPAADARPGPRLDHGVHSGGVIAFLAVLVAGLAYALFSLIQDMNAVGETPLAIGAFALLALALLIALAFEFVNGFHDTANAVATVIYTHSMPPLAAVVWSGFFNFLGVMLSSGAVAYAIVTLLPVELILQVGSGAGYAMIFSLLIAAILWNLGTWALGLPNSSSHALIGSVIGVGLANQLMASDGHGTSGVEWSQAFKVLQGLLISPVLGFVMAAGLLLAMKALIKRKDLYEAPKGETPPPLWIRGVLISTCTLVSFFHGGNDGQKGMGLIMLILIGAAPTAYALNRTMSDDMTPVFVEQSHGASAVFQAHADGRGLPEPASARIQVAEALRTKDLNQPQVYAALASLSDDIASSVQKHGAIRQVPAAATPNLRNDMYLASDAIRLLRDAGASLSVEETKTLKAYSGLLNDGTRYIPTWVKVAVALALGLGTMVGWKRIVVTVGEKIGKTHLTYAQGGSAEMVAAGTIGLAELYGLPVSTTHILSSGVAGTMAANGSGLQVSTIRNMALAWVLTLPAAITLAGSLFFLLRHVF, encoded by the coding sequence ATGTCCGATTCTCTTTCAACACAAGCCTTGCCGGCGGCCGATGCCCGCCCGGGACCGCGTCTCGACCATGGGGTCCATTCCGGTGGCGTCATCGCATTTCTGGCGGTCCTCGTGGCGGGTCTCGCCTACGCCCTGTTCAGCCTGATCCAGGATATGAACGCCGTCGGCGAAACGCCTCTGGCCATCGGTGCCTTCGCCCTTCTGGCGCTGGCGCTGCTGATCGCCCTCGCCTTCGAATTCGTGAACGGCTTCCACGATACCGCCAATGCCGTGGCGACCGTGATCTATACCCACTCCATGCCGCCGCTCGCGGCGGTGGTCTGGTCCGGCTTCTTCAACTTCCTCGGCGTCATGCTGTCTTCCGGCGCGGTCGCCTATGCCATCGTCACCCTCCTTCCCGTGGAGTTGATCCTTCAGGTCGGCTCTGGGGCGGGGTATGCGATGATCTTCTCGCTCCTCATCGCCGCGATTTTGTGGAACCTCGGCACCTGGGCGCTCGGCCTGCCGAATTCCTCCTCGCACGCCCTCATCGGCTCGGTGATCGGCGTCGGTCTCGCCAATCAGCTCATGGCCTCGGATGGCCACGGTACGTCGGGCGTTGAGTGGTCGCAGGCCTTCAAGGTGCTTCAGGGTTTGCTGATCTCACCGGTCCTCGGCTTCGTGATGGCGGCGGGGCTGCTCCTCGCCATGAAGGCCCTGATCAAACGCAAGGATCTCTACGAGGCGCCCAAGGGCGAGACCCCTCCCCCTCTCTGGATCCGTGGCGTGCTGATCTCCACCTGCACCCTCGTATCGTTCTTCCACGGCGGCAATGACGGGCAGAAGGGCATGGGGCTCATCATGCTCATTCTCATCGGCGCAGCGCCGACCGCCTACGCCCTCAACCGCACCATGTCGGACGACATGACCCCGGTCTTCGTGGAGCAATCTCACGGGGCCAGCGCCGTGTTTCAGGCCCACGCCGACGGGCGGGGATTGCCCGAGCCCGCTTCCGCCCGCATTCAGGTCGCCGAGGCCTTGCGCACCAAGGACCTGAACCAGCCTCAGGTCTATGCCGCGCTCGCCTCGCTCTCCGACGATATTGCGTCCTCGGTCCAGAAGCATGGCGCGATCCGTCAGGTGCCGGCGGCAGCGACGCCGAACCTGCGCAACGACATGTACCTCGCCTCCGATGCGATCCGCCTGCTGCGCGATGCCGGTGCGAGCCTGTCGGTGGAGGAAACCAAGACCCTGAAGGCCTATTCCGGCCTCCTCAACGACGGCACCCGCTATATCCCGACCTGGGTGAAGGTCGCGGTCGCCCTGGCACTCGGCCTCGGCACGATGGTCGGTTGGAAGCGCATCGTGGTCACCGTGGGCGAGAAGATCGGCAAGACGCATCTCACCTACGCTCAAGGGGGCTCCGCCGAGATGGTGGCCGCAGGCACGATCGGCCTCGCCGAACTCTACGGGCTGCCGGTCTCGACGACGCATATCCTGTCGAGCGGTGTCGCCGGTACCATGGCGGCCAACGGATCGGGCCTGCAGGTCTCGACGATCCGGAACATGGCGCTCGCATGGGTCCTGACGCTGCCGGCAGCGATCACGCTCGCGGGGAGCCTCTTCTTTCTGCTACGCCACGTTTTCTGA